One genomic window of Cupriavidus oxalaticus includes the following:
- the aroE gene encoding shikimate dehydrogenase: MTTPDTTPDSTQNTPDQYVVIGNPIAHSRSPAIHAAFARQTGEAVQYDRLEAPLDGFADTVRKFFADGGYGCNVTVPFKLEAYDLADRLTERAEAAGAVNTLWIEDGLIHGDNTDGVGLVRDIQDNLDTLVEGKRVLLLGAGGAAMGAMLPLIEARPSRIVVANRTASRASDMLEEFVEAADQFGVELWGGGLDALEGLSEDEACDIVINASSSSLHGEVPPLPEFLLGEGVLAYDMMYGAEPTVFLQFAARCGARTSDGLGMLVEQAAEAFYIWRGVRPRTAPVLAELREALQAERKG; this comes from the coding sequence ATGACAACTCCAGACACTACGCCCGACAGCACCCAGAACACGCCGGACCAGTATGTGGTGATCGGCAATCCGATCGCGCACAGCCGTTCGCCGGCGATCCACGCCGCCTTTGCGCGCCAGACCGGCGAAGCGGTGCAGTATGACCGGCTGGAAGCGCCGCTGGACGGGTTTGCCGATACCGTGCGCAAGTTCTTCGCCGACGGCGGTTACGGCTGCAACGTGACGGTGCCGTTCAAGCTGGAGGCCTATGACCTGGCCGACCGCCTGACCGAGCGTGCCGAAGCCGCCGGCGCGGTCAATACGCTGTGGATCGAGGATGGCCTGATCCACGGCGACAACACCGATGGCGTGGGCCTGGTGCGCGATATCCAGGACAACCTCGACACGCTGGTCGAAGGCAAGCGCGTGCTGCTGCTTGGCGCGGGCGGCGCGGCCATGGGTGCGATGCTGCCGCTGATCGAGGCGCGTCCGTCGCGCATCGTGGTGGCCAATCGCACCGCGTCGCGCGCGTCCGACATGCTTGAAGAATTCGTCGAAGCGGCCGACCAGTTCGGCGTGGAGCTGTGGGGCGGCGGCCTCGATGCGCTCGAAGGCCTGTCCGAGGACGAGGCCTGCGACATCGTGATCAACGCCTCGTCGAGCAGCCTGCATGGCGAAGTGCCGCCGCTGCCCGAGTTCCTGCTGGGCGAAGGCGTGCTGGCCTACGACATGATGTACGGTGCCGAGCCGACCGTGTTCCTGCAGTTCGCCGCGCGCTGCGGCGCGCGCACCAGCGACGGCCTGGGCATGCTGGTCGAGCAGGCCGCCGAGGCCTTCTATATCTGGCGCGGCGTGCGTCCCCGCACCGCTCCCGTGCTGGCCGAGCTGCGCGAAGCGCTGCAGGCCGAACGCAAGGGCTGA
- the mtgA gene encoding monofunctional biosynthetic peptidoglycan transglycosylase — protein MRWLGYLLGCVVAGVLAMQLYFFVQIASWQYVNPSSTTFMRAERWRLCGFNFWSCGLERDWVPYERISRNLKRAVIASEDAGFVNHPGYELDAMLDAWERNKKRGRIVRGASTITQQLAKNLFLSSEQHYLRKGQELAITWMLEFWLDKQRIYEIYLNSVEWGEGVFGAQAAAQHYFRTNADKLSIGQSARLAAALPAPKCFDKKEYCANVRVNFRAKAGIIARRMGAATLPD, from the coding sequence CTGCGCTGGCTCGGCTACCTGCTGGGCTGCGTGGTCGCGGGCGTGCTGGCGATGCAGCTGTATTTCTTCGTGCAGATTGCCAGCTGGCAGTACGTCAATCCGTCGAGCACGACCTTCATGCGAGCCGAGCGCTGGCGGCTGTGCGGCTTCAATTTTTGGAGCTGCGGGCTGGAACGCGACTGGGTGCCATACGAGCGCATCTCGCGCAACCTCAAGCGCGCGGTGATCGCCAGCGAGGATGCGGGCTTCGTCAACCATCCCGGCTACGAACTCGACGCCATGCTCGATGCCTGGGAGCGCAACAAGAAGCGCGGCCGCATCGTGCGCGGCGCGTCGACCATCACGCAGCAGCTGGCCAAAAACCTGTTCCTGTCGTCCGAGCAGCATTACCTGCGCAAGGGGCAGGAGCTGGCGATCACGTGGATGCTGGAGTTCTGGCTGGACAAGCAGCGCATCTACGAGATCTACCTGAACTCGGTGGAGTGGGGCGAGGGCGTGTTCGGCGCGCAGGCCGCGGCACAGCACTACTTCCGCACCAATGCCGACAAGCTCAGCATCGGCCAGTCCGCGCGGCTGGCGGCGGCGCTGCCGGCGCCCAAGTGCTTCGACAAGAAGGAGTACTGCGCCAACGTGCGGGTGAATTTCCGCGCCAAGGCGGGGATCATCGCGCGCCGGATGGGCGCGGCGACGCTGCCGGACTGA
- the thiL gene encoding thiamine-phosphate kinase, translated as MSDAQTAPLSEFDLIRRYFTRPVHKAALGVGDDCALIEGRPGHHLAISTDMLVSGRHFFADVAPRALGHKALAVNLSDLAAMGAEPRAFTLALALPEADPAWLAELADGMLALADAHGCELVGGDTTRGPLTLSLTVFGDVPHRAALRRDAARPGDDIWISGTLGDARLALGDCRGEWLLPEPDFTQVRPRMDTPTPRVALGMALRGVAHAALDISDGLIGDLGHILARSQVGALVDVDALPRSAVLASQPEAIQRECVLAGGDDYELCFTAPAGNRDALAAISERLALPLTRVGAITSEPGLRLVDHAGNPTRYTGASFDHFASS; from the coding sequence ATGTCCGACGCCCAGACCGCTCCCCTTTCAGAGTTCGACCTGATTCGCCGCTATTTCACGCGTCCGGTGCACAAAGCCGCACTCGGCGTGGGCGACGACTGCGCACTGATCGAAGGCCGCCCGGGCCATCACCTCGCCATCAGCACCGACATGCTGGTCAGCGGCCGCCATTTCTTTGCCGACGTGGCGCCACGCGCGCTGGGCCACAAGGCGCTGGCGGTCAACCTGTCCGACCTCGCCGCGATGGGGGCCGAGCCGCGCGCCTTCACGCTGGCGCTAGCCCTGCCCGAGGCCGACCCGGCATGGCTGGCCGAGCTGGCCGACGGCATGCTGGCCCTGGCCGACGCCCACGGCTGCGAGCTGGTCGGCGGCGACACCACGCGCGGTCCGCTGACGCTGTCGCTGACCGTGTTCGGCGATGTCCCGCACCGCGCGGCGCTGCGCCGCGACGCGGCACGCCCGGGCGACGATATCTGGATCTCCGGCACGCTTGGCGACGCGCGCCTTGCACTGGGCGACTGCCGTGGAGAATGGCTGCTGCCCGAGCCCGACTTCACCCAGGTACGCCCGCGCATGGACACGCCGACACCGCGCGTGGCACTGGGCATGGCCCTGCGCGGCGTAGCGCATGCAGCACTCGACATCTCCGACGGCCTGATCGGCGACCTTGGCCATATCCTGGCACGCTCGCAGGTGGGCGCACTGGTCGATGTCGACGCCCTGCCGCGCTCGGCGGTGCTGGCCAGCCAGCCGGAGGCGATCCAGCGTGAATGCGTCTTGGCGGGCGGGGACGACTACGAGCTGTGCTTCACCGCCCCGGCGGGCAACCGCGATGCGCTCGCCGCAATCAGCGAACGGCTGGCGTTGCCGCTGACGCGAGTCGGGGCGATCACATCGGAGCCGGGCCTGCGCCTGGTCGACCATGCCGGCAACCCCACGCGCTACACCGGCGCCAGCTTCGACCACTTCGCCTCCTCCTGA
- the corA gene encoding magnesium/cobalt transporter CorA codes for MINLFVLQKGRLAQEQVDERNELLQHKPIWIDVVNPDDEELNWIKEAYGVALPELEDLGDLEASARYFEGEDENIHIRTDFLLAEEEVSRNVRVAFVLTKDVLFSIHDEDLPVFRLVRLRARMRPGSVRNAKDVLMDLYATDAEYSADSIEEVYERLEEASRRVLAENVTDAAAADVLETIAREEDLNGRIRRNVMDTRRAVSFLMRSQLLSAEQQDEARQILRDIDSIENHTAFLFDKINFLMDATVGFININQNKIIKLFSVVSVALMPPTLIASIYGMNFKVMPELDWAAGYPWAIALMAVSAAIPLVYFRRKGWLS; via the coding sequence ATGATCAACCTGTTCGTCCTGCAGAAAGGCCGGCTTGCCCAGGAGCAAGTCGACGAGCGCAATGAGCTGCTGCAGCACAAGCCGATCTGGATCGATGTCGTCAACCCTGACGACGAAGAGCTGAACTGGATCAAGGAAGCCTACGGCGTCGCCCTTCCCGAGCTGGAAGACCTGGGCGACCTGGAGGCGTCGGCGCGCTATTTCGAGGGCGAGGACGAAAATATCCATATCCGCACCGACTTCCTGCTCGCCGAGGAAGAGGTCTCGCGCAACGTGCGCGTGGCCTTCGTGCTGACCAAGGACGTCCTGTTCTCCATCCACGACGAAGACCTGCCGGTGTTCCGGCTGGTGCGGCTGCGCGCGCGCATGCGACCGGGCTCGGTGCGCAACGCCAAGGATGTGCTGATGGACCTGTACGCGACCGATGCGGAATACTCGGCCGACTCGATCGAAGAAGTCTACGAGCGCCTGGAAGAAGCCAGCCGCCGCGTGCTGGCCGAGAACGTGACCGATGCCGCCGCGGCCGACGTGCTGGAAACCATCGCCCGCGAGGAAGACCTGAACGGCCGCATCCGCCGCAACGTGATGGACACGCGCCGTGCGGTGTCCTTCCTGATGCGCAGCCAGCTGCTGTCGGCCGAGCAGCAGGACGAAGCGCGCCAGATCCTGCGCGACATCGACTCGATCGAGAACCACACCGCGTTCCTGTTCGACAAGATCAACTTCCTGATGGATGCGACCGTCGGTTTCATCAACATCAACCAGAACAAGATCATCAAACTGTTCTCGGTGGTGTCGGTGGCATTGATGCCGCCCACGCTGATCGCGAGTATCTACGGCATGAACTTCAAGGTGATGCCGGAACTGGACTGGGCCGCGGGCTATCCGTGGGCGATCGCGCTGATGGCGGTGTCGGCGGCGATCCCGCTGGTGTATTTCCGCCGCAAGGGGTGGCTGAGCTGA
- the pyrF gene encoding orotidine-5'-phosphate decarboxylase, translated as MTFTEQLAAAWQRNDSLLCVGLDPDPHKLPLSLTGTGGAIFSFCREIVDATADLVCAFKPQIAYFHSQRAEDQLEQLIHYIHDAHPGIPVILDAKRGDIGSTAEHYALEAFERYRADAVTVSPYMGFDSMQPYLAYPDRGVIVLCRTSNPGGSDVQFLQVEGKPLYQLVAEAARERWNTTGQMGLVVGATFPNEIARVRQIVGDMPLLIPGIGAQGGDIEATVKAGRTADGTGMMINSSRAILYASREKDFAAAARNVALQTRETINRYRHG; from the coding sequence ATGACTTTCACCGAGCAGCTTGCTGCCGCCTGGCAGCGCAACGATTCCCTTCTGTGCGTCGGGCTCGACCCTGATCCGCATAAGCTGCCGCTGTCGCTGACCGGCACGGGCGGCGCCATCTTCTCGTTCTGCCGCGAGATCGTCGATGCCACCGCCGACCTGGTTTGCGCCTTCAAGCCGCAGATCGCGTATTTCCATTCGCAGCGCGCCGAAGACCAGCTCGAGCAGCTGATCCACTACATCCACGACGCCCACCCCGGCATCCCGGTGATCCTGGACGCCAAGCGCGGCGATATCGGCTCGACCGCCGAGCACTATGCGCTGGAAGCATTCGAGCGCTACCGCGCCGACGCAGTCACGGTCAGCCCGTACATGGGCTTCGATTCGATGCAGCCGTACCTGGCCTACCCGGACCGCGGGGTGATCGTGCTGTGCCGCACTTCCAACCCCGGCGGCTCGGACGTGCAGTTCCTGCAGGTCGAGGGCAAGCCGCTGTACCAGCTGGTGGCCGAGGCCGCGCGCGAGCGCTGGAACACCACCGGCCAGATGGGCCTGGTGGTGGGCGCCACCTTCCCCAACGAGATCGCGCGCGTGCGCCAGATCGTCGGCGACATGCCGCTGCTGATCCCCGGCATCGGCGCGCAGGGGGGCGATATCGAAGCGACGGTCAAGGCCGGGCGTACCGCGGATGGCACCGGCATGATGATCAACTCGTCGCGCGCGATCCTGTACGCCAGCCGCGAGAAGGATTTCGCGGCGGCGGCGCGCAACGTGGCGCTGCAGACGCGGGAGACCATCAATCGCTACCGCCACGGCTGA
- a CDS encoding CinA family protein, with amino-acid sequence MSVSRLLDQLAVQSGVALADKSLMLATAESCTGGLVAAAITDVSGSSGWFERGFVTYSNEAKSTMLGVPAKLIRDHGAVSEEVARAMAEGALLNSRAQVSLAITGVAGPNGGTPEKPVGMVCFGWSNRITTIVETQRFPGDRAQIRRQAAEHAMRGLLELLRNEA; translated from the coding sequence ATGTCAGTCAGCCGCCTGCTCGACCAGCTTGCCGTCCAGTCCGGCGTCGCCCTTGCCGATAAATCCCTGATGCTGGCCACCGCCGAGTCCTGTACCGGCGGACTGGTCGCCGCCGCCATCACCGATGTCTCGGGCTCTTCAGGCTGGTTCGAGCGCGGCTTCGTCACCTATTCCAACGAAGCCAAGTCCACTATGCTGGGCGTGCCGGCCAAGCTGATCCGCGACCACGGTGCCGTCAGCGAAGAGGTCGCGCGCGCGATGGCGGAAGGGGCGCTGCTGAACAGCCGCGCGCAGGTCTCGCTGGCGATCACCGGCGTGGCCGGCCCCAACGGCGGCACGCCGGAAAAACCGGTGGGCATGGTGTGCTTTGGCTGGAGCAACCGCATCACCACCATCGTGGAAACCCAGCGCTTTCCCGGCGACCGGGCGCAGATCCGGCGCCAGGCGGCGGAGCACGCGATGCGGGGGTTGCTGGAGTTGCTGCGCAATGAGGCCTGA
- a CDS encoding phosphatidylglycerophosphatase A family protein, which produces MSTIPSGAAPRDPAMTLEAGQTVKVTRPTARFMLAHPAHLIAFGFGSGLSPVSPGTVGTLYAWLSFVVVSLWIEPTTWLWVVGGGFLLGLWACAKTARDMGVHDHGSMVWDEIIAFWLVLAFVTPTGFWGQFAAFLWFRLFDIAKPAPIGYYDRTLKGPGLRGGFGVMFDDIFAAFYTLLVFALWRSF; this is translated from the coding sequence ATGTCCACCATCCCGTCCGGGGCCGCACCCCGCGATCCCGCCATGACCCTGGAAGCCGGCCAGACCGTCAAGGTCACGCGCCCGACGGCGCGCTTCATGCTGGCGCATCCGGCCCACCTGATCGCCTTCGGCTTCGGCTCGGGCCTGTCGCCGGTCAGCCCCGGCACGGTCGGCACGCTCTACGCGTGGCTGTCGTTCGTGGTGGTGTCGCTGTGGATCGAGCCGACCACCTGGCTATGGGTGGTAGGCGGCGGCTTCCTGCTGGGCCTTTGGGCCTGCGCCAAAACCGCGCGCGACATGGGCGTGCATGACCATGGCAGCATGGTGTGGGACGAGATCATCGCGTTCTGGCTGGTGCTGGCCTTTGTCACGCCGACCGGATTCTGGGGGCAGTTCGCCGCCTTCCTGTGGTTCCGGCTGTTCGATATCGCCAAGCCCGCGCCGATTGGCTACTACGACCGCACGCTCAAGGGCCCCGGCCTGCGCGGCGGCTTCGGCGTGATGTTCGACGACATCTTCGCGGCCTTCTACACGCTGCTGGTGTTCGCGCTGTGGCGCTCGTTCTGA
- a CDS encoding DMT family transporter, whose protein sequence is MSLDRRGIFLLVVLTLAWGINWPIMKVGVAHFPPMGFRLLCMAGGVVALGLALRLRGDSLAVPRREWGTVFRLALPNMVVWHLFAICAVKMLSSGRAAILGYTMPIWAVVWGLVFFRERIGGWAWIGIGCALAGTVLLLSGEISALTGSPAGTLLMLLAAAGWGFGTQLMKRTQTDVPIGAMTFWMLLATVPFLLAGTLLLEHGWRMPTAVEWGAIAYNAVVVFAFCHLVWFGLARSLPPVVSSLSIMFIPVVGVFSGMWLLGEQPHWQDYAAIVLMFMALSSVMLAPLLWRRLRGAMG, encoded by the coding sequence ATGTCTCTCGATCGCCGCGGTATTTTCCTGCTTGTCGTTCTGACCCTCGCCTGGGGCATCAACTGGCCCATCATGAAGGTCGGGGTTGCGCATTTTCCGCCGATGGGCTTCCGCCTGCTGTGCATGGCCGGCGGCGTGGTCGCGCTGGGCCTGGCGCTGCGCCTGCGCGGCGATTCGCTGGCGGTGCCGCGGCGCGAATGGGGCACGGTGTTCCGCCTTGCCCTGCCCAACATGGTGGTGTGGCACCTGTTCGCCATCTGCGCGGTCAAGATGCTGTCGTCGGGACGTGCCGCCATCCTCGGCTACACCATGCCGATCTGGGCCGTGGTGTGGGGCCTGGTCTTCTTCCGCGAACGCATCGGCGGCTGGGCCTGGATTGGCATCGGCTGCGCGCTGGCGGGCACGGTGCTGCTGCTGTCGGGCGAAATCAGCGCGCTGACCGGCAGCCCTGCCGGCACGCTGCTGATGCTGCTGGCCGCGGCTGGCTGGGGCTTCGGCACCCAGTTGATGAAGCGCACCCAGACTGACGTGCCGATCGGCGCCATGACCTTCTGGATGCTGCTGGCAACCGTGCCCTTCCTGCTCGCCGGCACGCTGCTGCTGGAGCACGGGTGGCGCATGCCGACCGCCGTCGAATGGGGTGCGATCGCCTACAACGCGGTGGTGGTCTTCGCCTTCTGCCACCTGGTCTGGTTCGGGCTGGCGCGCAGCCTGCCGCCGGTGGTGTCGAGCCTGTCGATCATGTTCATCCCGGTGGTCGGCGTCTTCTCGGGCATGTGGCTGCTGGGCGAGCAGCCGCACTGGCAGGACTACGCCGCCATCGTGCTGATGTTCATGGCCCTGTCCTCGGTGATGCTGGCGCCGCTGTTGTGGCGCCGGCTGCGGGGTGCCATGGGCTGA